The DNA sequence ACTCTGATCTGCCCAATCAGGAGAGCTCCTTTAGGCTCAATAGAAAAGACAAAGAAATGAACCTTTCCCACAATTATTGACTAAAGTACTCTTGACAGTCTAAATAACAGTGCATTTCAGGACAACACAAAAGCAGGTACTTGAAGGATTGCACTGGGGTTGAGCACTTTTCCATGTGCGCGGTTGGGAATTGCATGGAATGCTTGACATAAGCGTTCCAGGAATCAGTGATTAGCCTTGCAGAGATGACAGCCAGCACAATCCTCAACGATTGCTCACCGAACAACCTAACAACCACCAAAGCACAAGAATGAGCCCATTACTGACAGCATTTCAGGACAGACCATGCCAGCGTCACTGCAACGCAGACCGACAAATATGAAGAGCCCTTCTACCCAAGCCGTTTCCCAGGTTTGCCTCAACAATGGTCTCTCGTGCACAACTAGCttttctgtgtctgtatttttttcattatcttAAGTCACCCTTATCTAGAGTGACCCAACACTGGTAATATCTTTTCAAACTAACCACTAACACAGCTGCTTATTCCGTAgagtaattcaggttaagtaacTTGCATGGAGGAACAACAGCATAGCCCCGCCTCGGATTTGAACCGCCATCCTCCGGTTCCCTAACCCCTACACAGATGGTATTATTAATAACTGCATGTATAAACATCACTGGCACACAATCAATCTACCCAACTTGAGTGGTTAAATTTAAATAGTCGCAAAATTCAagcattaaaattattttgggaTTCCTGCTCATTTCAGCCAAACCCACCACAAAAACTTGGGAGTACAGTGCCAGAAGCAAATGTTTTGGCTGGCATTTCACAGGAAATACACAACATTACCCCCTAATCCACCAGGTGGCACAAGGAGTACATGAGCACACCTATATGAGCTGTCCTCCACGCACGGCTGCCTGTCTTCAGAGCTGCTTGGAGCGCTCTTACGCGCAGCGGAGGTATTTTTACAGTATGAATGCTGCGGTCCTGACGTCACGGTAGATAAGTGATCGTAATGTAACTCAGGGTGTGAGCAGACGCGGTGGAGCCAGGGCCCGGGCCACGCCCTGCGGTGCGCCCTGCTCCACAGGCTCAGGGGGAGGGCGGGAAACCTGTCGCGGGCGTCCGTCAGCGCGGGCAGCGGGCCGGGGCAGCAGCTGCGGGGAGGTGCCCTGGTGCGGGGAAGTGCCCTGGTGCGGGGCATTCCTGCCCTATCGCTGTATTAATAGCACAGGGCTGCAGGCTGGGAGAGCCAGGAGAGGCCTGTGGCTTTTAGAACCACACAAACGCCCGCAAATACACAAGTATgtacgcacacaaacaggcaggcgcagacaaacacacgcagacagaaaCATGACCCCATAAGGCAGTTACTGCATACCTGACATGCCTGAAGCATGCAGTCTGCTGTACATCACATCTGGCTGTGAGACAGTGTGGGATTGCATCCCCCTACCAGTGCCTATCAGGACATCCCCCTACCAGTGCCCATCAGGACATCCCCCTACCAGTGCCCATCAGGACATCCCCCTACCAGTGCCTATCAGGACATCCCCCTACCAGTGCCCATCAGGACATCCCCCTACCAGTGCCTATCAGGACATCCCCCTACCAGTGCCTATCAGGACATCCCCCTACCAGTGCCTATCAGGACATCCCCCTACCAGTGCCTATCGGGACATCCCCCTACCAGTGCCTATCAGGACATCCCCCTACCAGTGCCTATCAGGACATCCCCCTACCAGTGCCTATCAAGACATCCCCCTACCAGTGCCTATCAGGACATCCCCCTACCAGTGCCTATCAGGACATCCTCCTACCAGTGCCTATCAGGACATCCCCCTACCAGTGCCTATCAGGACATCCCCCTACCAGTGCCTATCAAGACATCCCCCTACCAGTGCCTATCAGGACATCCTCCTACCAGTGCCTATCAGGACATCCCCCTACCAGTGCCTATCAAGACATCCCCCTACCAGTGCCTATCAGGACATCCCCCTACCAGTGCCTATCAGGACATCCCCCTACCAGTGCCTATCAGGACATCCTCCTACCAGTGCCTATCAGGACATCCCCCTACCAGTGCCTATCAGGACATCCCCCTACCAGTGCCTATCAAGACATCCCCCTACCAGTGCCTATCAGGACATCCTCCTACCAGTGCCTATCAGGACATCCCCCTACCAGTGCCTATCAAGACATCCCCCTACCAGTGCCTATCAGGATAGCTCTACTCCATTATATGCACTGaccatctccctgagcacagaGCTTCACTCCGAATAGCGCACGAGCCTCCGGACCTGAACAGACGCGCAGAGAAGCGCTGGCCTCCTCCCCTATCCCGGCTCACCTTGCTCCTCTCGGCGGTAGCGCTTGAACAGGGCGAACTTGGCGGGGTTGTCGGCCACGGTGAACTTCTGCAGCAGGGCCTCGATGACCTGGCGCACCGTGTTGGAGCTGCTGATGTGCAGGGTGTTGACGGTGCCGCGGGGCATGTAGAAGGCCTCCTCACCGCCGTTGTTGTTGATTGGGTGCATCCTGGTgggcccgcccccgcccccgccccgcacCGTGATTGGCCGCAGCAGCTCCAGCTGGACCTTGATGAAGCCCGTGTAGAGGCCACTGGGGttctgtgagagggagagagagaaagagagagaaaaggaaagaggaaaagagagggagagagaaagagagagggagagagagaaagagggaaagagaaagggagagaaggagagagagcctTTAGTTCGGTCACAGCCTTCACCTCGTTCGcaaaggcacaaaatggcgaGTGCGCCTTTCTTGGGAGGGGCTCGTCGCGAAATGGATCCCAGATTTGAAAGGCCACATCACTACAGAGTGTGACCGAGAGCAACAGTCACTAAGACTGCATGCGGTGACTGCACCAGGGCTGGAAACCAGTGCTTGTGAAATAGCTGATGTTTCACTCGAACCAATGCTGGCTTTGTGCTTCATCAGCAACAACACAATTTGGTGCAACTCAACACAAGCACACCATAGCATGCCTTTCCTTCAAAGGACAGAGGGAAGGATGTCAAATATTTAAAAGTTGTAAAAAAGCAAAAGCGGTCAAAGGGATTATGTAACATTGATGTATGCCAGCAACAAATAGGTTCCTGTCATTCCTGTTCCTAATCCAATCCAGAGAAGGCTTTTCTTGTTCAATCACCACAGGCAGAACACAGAGCCAAGCTCCAGAGTCAGTACCGGGCTGCAGATTTCAGACAGCGTGGCAGTTGGACAGTCTATTTAAGAAGCCATCTTGAGGGGAGAAATGCAGAACCTTTGGACATCATATCTGTATAATTTTCAGTGATGTTAGCATTAATTTGTTCTCATTCACAAGCAGAAAATGAAAGGGGGATTAATTTATGAATTTCAGTTATGAGACCGATCTTTACAGTCTTCTACACAGAGAACCTGCCAACATGCCACATCGCTGAAACAAAGTCCAGAAGGTTCTACACTTCTCTCTCAATGTAGCTCCAGCAAAGGTACATAAAACTCCCATAGGCacaacacagacattcacacacaaaacgGAACATGCATGGATGGCTGATTTCTACGGAACAGCAGCATCcatctgaggtgtgtgtgtgtgtgtgtgtgtgtgtgtgtgtctgtgcgcgtctGTGCTCGTTTTCACCCCAACAAATTCCTCTGGCTTCGACGAGGAAGTCATCCGTGTGCCCTCACAACCCAGGAAGACGGTAGCTCACCAGGGTCATTTTCAGGTGGTCCCTGACGGCCGAGTTGTACAGCTCCACCTTGTGGCTGATCTCCTCCCGGCTGAGGTGAGTGCGgagctccctctctttctccacatCCTGCAGACAAACGGGAAAGACACAAACATGGCCTAATTAGGCGTGCTTTTctaacagggagagagggggtgaaagGGGGAGATCAGCTGATGTAATGAGCAACACGGCCCACTCAAAGATGCAAGGTCATCCCTACGAGCTTTCCCGGGCATCAGGCCCTGAAGGAGACGATCACTCCTCCTATGAAAAGGGCTTTCCCGCAGCTCACATCAGCCTACAGCAGGCCTGAGGCCACAAGGCAGACGAGTCAGGAGACGAAACATCCGTCACTGCTACACATGACAGgcaacccacgcacacacaaaccgcATAAAGTATTCGACAAGATACCATGAGCCAATAGCAGAGCTGACAGTCAGTCTGACAAAGCTCTTCCTGCAAAGTCACCCAGCCCACAAACTCCACCAGTTCTGCTTTCCACTGAACCGGCTCACTGCAGAGAACTGACACACTGCTTCTATTCCAGGGCCCTGTGCACACACCCTGTGGTATACACTGCTCCATccccacagagcagcaggacagaTTCCCACAGCACATCACATCCCACCCACACCAACCCTCCACATAGGGACAAATAGAGGCAAGAgcaagtgtatgtgtatgtgtgcacgcacagacagagacagacagacagagacagacagacagagacagacagagacagacagacacacaggttcTCCCAGGCAAACACAGTGTTCCAGCTGGCCCACACGGCCCTATCTGGGGGGGATGAGGAGCAGGCCTAGATTCCTTAATGCTCCTAAAGAAGGGGCCAGCGAGCAGCCCTTGGACCGTGCAGTGAGCTCATGCTCACAAGAGCGCTGCAGCTCCCCTTATAAGGGTCTGCCTGGTCCTGGCTGAGATGCCAGCACACGGACAGGCAAACATTCCCCGCGCGCAGAGAGAGCAGCCTGGTTATAATAACAGCCTCAGCGGGGCAGGGCGGCCGCTCCGCACAGGGGAGAACAGCTGAGAGACGTGCGAGGGATGAACGTCTCTCTGAGGACTGCGAAGAGTGCGAAGAGCAGCACTGGTCACGTCCTTTACACCCATTTACAGATGCATCTCAGGCCCGCTTGTGTCGTGGAACAAACAGGATGCGTCAACAGAACGGGCCCCTGGGGCGGGGGCTGCCGGCGAATGGCAGTTCTCAAGGCCGATGAGGTCATAGGGACAGAGCCACTGTTAAAGGGAGCGCGTGCTTTCCGACGATTTCTTAACTTGCCGATTCCTCCCTTCTGGTTTGTGCGGCGACTGGTGGGGGAGGTTTCATATCTGGCCAAAACTCACGCTCACCGAGTGTGAAGGCCACACTGTTAATCGCTGAGGGCCAGTGTCTCACACCTGTTAAGTCCTCATTTCTTTCCCAAGGATTTGGTGTGgtgagtgggagggggggagggcttGCTGCAGTGGCAGGTGCAGTCCTCCCCGCCCGAAAAGATCAGCTGACCTCGGTCTGACCTCTGGGCTCAGTGGCCCTGGTGACTTAATGGATTAAAGCTGGACAGGTGCTATTCAGGAGACGAGCGAGAGGTCTTACTGAGACAACTGCACTGCAAGCACCCTAACGGGGAAAGTACTCTAATCACTAACACACCAGGGAAAGTCCAATTCCCTTAACTACCCAATAGGCAACGTGTGTACCTGTTTTCCAAAAGATGTAACTGGTAAGCACTGACTATCTGTCCCAGAGGGCGATGGGACGGTGTAGGGTAATACATTTAGGGACTGTCTGGTGCAACCTCCGCAGCAGCAAAGGCTTTGCCAACCGAAATACAGGACTGTGTTGGTTTGGTCCGCAGCGATTGTAATAAGTTTAGTAGGTCTTTCAGTCCTGATTTTGACAGATTTTTGAGTTGTGAACCGAGAAACCTGGGGGTATGAAACCCATCCATGAATGAAGAACCTCAACCCCAAACACAGTTTAACTGTTCCAGGGAATGAGTCACACTAGAGCTTTTCCAACACAGCACTGCTAATGAGACCACAGTGCATTTCTGCAGCCTGCCAGGATAAGGAtaccaccaccacacactgcaaaatTATCAGATCAGAGAAGGGGGCAGGAAGACCCAGGGTGGTTAAGACAGGGTAGGGGCAACAGATGAACAAAGTGGCTTACAGTGAGCACCCAGGGGATTATGGGGCAGTTTTGGTCATCCTATAATCCCTACTCAGGGTTCATCTTCCGAAAAATCTGGTCACTCCTCCCGTAACCTTCTATTTAGATGTAGCACTACAGCAGTTGCAGCAGCACAGTCTTAAATCTTAATCTTGGTGGTACCCGTGTGACAGAGGAGGACTGCCTTCGGACCACAACCCATTTAGTGCCTTAGctaccacaacaacaacaacaggtcTGTCACAGTCACTGAGGCCTTGTCTGGTATCCTACTGTGTGGACTATGGACTGGGGCCAGCCCATTGTCTTGGTGATTTACAGCAAACCAGCTCAGGAATCGCCCCTGTAGTTTCACCCACCCCCTCACAAGGCTGTCTCCGAATCTGCTTGCACTGTTTGACACACACTATTGGTGGCAACTTTCGGTCTTCATGTACATTGCCCAAAACAGCAACTGTACAGTATGGTTAGGTTTGCGAGCAGTTCAGTCAGAAAGGGGAAACCGAAAATACTGCAGAGGAACTGGTCCCCCccgacccccgccccccccagcaGACAGGCTGCTAGAGCTGAATCTCATCAACACTTTAAACAGCTTCACAGGATTACAGCCTTTTCTCTACTTAATTTTCAAACGACGATAAACTAGATCAAACGATTGCCGGGAAGTCCCCATTCGCCTTTCATTAGAAGAACTCCCCCGCCCCAGCTCCCCTACCATGCCTACAGAGCCATTCCAGGTAACCCCCTAAAAACCCAGGGACCCTACAACCCCAGGAGACCCATCCTCCCCCTCAGAAATGCAGAGGCGGCTGTTTTTGCGCAGGGAGTTTGGCTCTGCTCCGCTCAGTCGTGAGTATATGGGTCAGCCCGGTGGAGCAATGGAGGGGTGAATGGGGCTCTGTTGGCTCCTACCCTggaggagagcagcaggagcGGCCGGCCCTCACGTGGGTCCCATCACGTCTGGGGGTGGAGGTGCAGCTCCagggcactctctctctctcagagcgtCTCCGCAATTAGCTCTGCTGTCAGGCTGCTACACATCCTACCATGACAAATACAGCCATCTACAGTTGCTCTTAAAACACTTCCTTCCATAGGAGAGCGTCTGAAAATGCATCcctcattttaaatgatttacgCCCCTGGcgcactcaaacacagagctACTTACATTTGACATATTGCCCTTTCATACGCTGCCTCTTTGCTGAAGCAATTATGGTTTAAGCACTTTTGAATCCCACAAGGGATCAGAACCCACTGTGGTCCAACAACAGCAATAGCCCATCTTCCACGGTCCTCGTTAAGATCTAAACCCTCCAGTCCAGAGCACGCTCTGCGCTACAGCACAGTGATAGTAGCGTCGTCccctgcagtctgcagctgaaCAGGACAGGCAGGTGCGGAGAGGAGAGGGTTAAGACGGAGGCCACTCTTGCCAGGCGTGACAAAGGCAACACAAACACGGCCGATGAGGTAATGCACCACAAAAAAGCACAGCTCCTCCCCCTCGGttggggagtgtgtggggggtgctGGCTTCAGCGCTGGGCTTGGAGACGGATCAGAAAGCCAGAGAAGGGATTCAGGCCGCCGCCCCCGCCGCACGGTACGCGGCTCTGCGCCACCTGTCCGAGCGGGTCCTCCAAGGCTAACGCTAGCGGGCGTGGCTAACGGACGCACCGTAACCTTGACTAGCACAGCGTCAGGCTATCGTTTTCACACACTGCGTGTCTGCTGGGCCCAGCAAAGCAAGGTCAGGCAGCAGGGAGGGCGAGCGAGAGAGATAAGGGCTGTGGGTTTGCTGTGTACAGCGAGGAACCGCAGACACTGAGCCTTACGCAATGCCGAGTCCCTATCTGAAGGTAGGCTTTAGTTAAACTCAGTTAAGCTCTGCGGCCCACGCAGCTTTTAATGGACGGCAGTGCTGGCACAGTTACAATTGGGTCCTCTCCCATTGGCTTACGGGATAACAGGGGTAGGGCTTCCATTTTCGGTCAGGAAGACGGAGGGTTAGGGCTGCCAGTCAGGTAAAACAGGAACCTGCACTGTTGTCGGTCAGAACAGAGTTGCCGTTGTGCCTTTAAGGCAGGTGTACCACGTTGCTTTGTCAGTGACTTTTTAGAGTTACTCAGGGCATTAAGAGTTTAAGAGTTATGTCACTGgtcaggcggagtggagtgtgtgtgttgtaaggTAAAGAGGGTATTAATACTGCGTTCTTGGCCTGGGATTGTTAGCATAGCTCAGTAATGTAGAGTGGGGGCAGACTGCGTTGTTTGTTAAAAATGGAATTTGTGTGGTGTTGCCAGGGAGATGGGGCGGGGTTTTTGCGTTGCTTTGTTAGCGAGCTCGTCTGACAGAGAGCGATAAGAGCagccccctcccactccccttCACCCTCACCAGAAAGCCTGCTGCTCGCCAAAGCTCTGCCAGATGGGGGCAGTCAAAACACTGCAAAATTAACCTACGCTCGATGTTGCCAGTCCTATACAGAACCAGGCTGTGGTGGCCAGGGTAAGCGGGAGGCTGGTCTGGATCGACCCacctccagcccccctccctcttgatcacagtgcacacacaggaaGCCCCCTGTGACCACACCTTTCCTCCATCGCTGACATTCCTCCGCTAATTTCACTTCATATTGGGTCAAGTCTCCTTCACTGACTTGCATGCGTTTGCCTGACAGAAGCAGCACTCAAGGTGACACAGCCCGCCGAGAGTGCTACAGAGCTCCATTACAGTACTGAGAAACCCCAAACAGTGACATCGGTCTGTCGGGTTCCCAAGAGGAAGAGTTTACTTCCCGTGCAGCAATGGTCTGGGGACAGAAACCCATCTTCTAGGCTTCCTGTGACGGACATTAAACAGAACCAAAACTCACAGACGGCAGGTCTCAGTACTCCATTTGTACAGACGAATGGTCACAAAGTCACGCCCGgtcaagcagacacacacacgtcctgcGGTGTTGTGAAAAGGCCTTCAGCAGAGGAGCAGGGGTTGATGGGAAACGGGCCTGTGAGGAACGCAGGTGGTACGGCTCTCGTGTTTAGAGACGCTCAGGTCCCAGCCGTGCCAGGTTTGCGGATTGGGTGAGGGTGCTttgccccagcctgccccagctGTAGAGGGACCTGCATCagcacttccccccccccccctgtgtttacagtctcCACCTCCGCCCCGTTCAGCAGCAGATCTGTGGGAACAGTCAGCACTTTGTGGAGGCCTTGCTTTCCTGCTGCCCCCTTTTCCCTCTGCGCGACTGAGGGTGTTATTCACAGACCGTTAAATTCCCTCTGACAATGGTCGACGGCTTTTACGACATTTACCTGAGGACCTTCCCCGCCCTACTCCCTCCTAAACCTTCCTTCCTGTAATAATCTACAGTGGGCGGAGGATGTCaagagaaggttctggaagagAGCCATTCTGGGCCCCAGGCCCAAGGCAGACCCATAGCTCTTCGAAAAGGGAGAGGTAAAACAACGCTGACGCTGTGGAGTTATATTTATCCAACCTGCATTCATCTTCAGACATCACGGCCCTATCAGTCACATCTCCTGCTATCGCCATCTCCCAGGCCGATACTGTAAAACTGAATCTGTACCTCTGTCTGGCTCTCATTGTGGTTACACAGTGGTGTTTCAACATAGTCCAAACACCAGAGCCTCCACAGAGCAACATGGTGCTTTTTCTAGAAAAATCTGTGTCTTCTCACAAGGCCTGAGATGTGACTTAGTCCTTTGGTCTAATTCTAACCACATCAGATCCTCAAATGGACAGATGATATGGAACCAAAGTTTCCAAATTCAAGATTAATTAAATGACtgcaataaaacaaacagaaaccaaGCAGATTTGAGGCTTTACAAATTGCTATTCGTAGCGTGTCATAAGACGAGTAACAGGTTTGGTTTCCTTATTGCAGGGTACATATGTTATTACATCACTTTACAGTGTCAACAGGTTGTTACACCCTGCAGAGCTCAGCATTTAACCCTGCCCTGGAAGTCTTAACACTTGGACATTTCGTAACCTTGTTTATGTCtcagaacataaaaaaaaagaaaaaagaaaagaaaagacaaaaggGGAAGGCCGTGTATCGCAGGGGactgggtggggcggggggggcctCGCTGCGAAATGTTAACTTAACTTTCTGCCCGGGTTGCGCCGTGAAGTGAAAATCTCAAGGAAATGCGAGTCTTTTGAACAATTCAAGCGGCAGGCCTTCCCCGAACCCCCCTCTCGGAGGGCAGGGCGGATAACAATGCACACACTTCCTCACGACAGGCTTTATTGGCACTGAGGGAGAACCTGGATGCACGGGTTCCTGCCCACATGAAAGGTAtgccggctcctcctcctcccgttgGATGTGGTTCTGTCCGTGGGGCCCGCGGCAGAGGTTCACAGGACCGCGGGTAACCGCGGTGTTTAACGCTGTGAGGAGCGTTGCCCGACAACTGGTGTGTCGGGCACAAGGAGGAAGTATTTTGACCGGTGCCCGTTAACCACAAAACTGAGGGTGCTCTTCCTGCACCTGCCAGTCCAGACACCACAGACAGCAGCCACTCAGCTACAGatggaaaataaacaatgcaacCAGTTTCCATCGTTTATTTAATCTTCCCACCTTCCCCACCTAATTGGGAGTAATTACAACAGtgatggcaaacgctgaaaaaaATTGACCCATCAATGTTGGGTAAGGTGCTGAGGTGTGATGGAATGCGATTTGCACAGCGAGTCACCCATCTCCCGAACCGAAGGTCAAAGGTCGTCTGGCAGAGTACATTTATAGCGAtaggaaattaaaagaaaaagatggGAGTTGTGCGGGGTGCTGAGACTGAGTGCTTGGACATATACAGCTGCATTTCTTCTGAAACCTGGGGGCCCTCTGGGACAGCCCCCTTGACGAACCCCACTCCCTCAGACACTCACCCACCACAAATCAGCTGTACGCACTGAACTACAAGCCCAAGCAGAGATTGTACACGTTGTTCTGTCCCGTTTGGGGAAGATTAGTGGTGTCCTGGATGAATTACTCAGCTGATAACAGCTCAAATTTCACCAAGTAAGTGAGAAGTTCACCGTAAAAAAACCTGCCCACGAAGCTAATCGGCAAACAGAAGTCTTGCCTTTGGTTTCACTTAAGCTTGtactgaaaaactgaaattaacAATTAACGCTGTAGTACATTTTGTTGAAGAAAATGCATCTACGGACGTGAGAAACTCACTATGAGAGTGACTGTTACCAGCAGGCCATTGAATGGCCAGTAGGACTGCGACTGGTCATTTCTAACTGAAAGACTGCAGTGCTGAGAGTCTGGGACTCTGGGTACTTTCACGTACCGTACTCTGCTAATTCGTAATGCAGACACTGGTGCTTGCATTAGCAGATTGGTGAACtcaaagaacagaaaaacataCTATAACTGCCAATCAGGAAGTCGCTGTCTTGAAGCACACAACCCAGAGCCCTCCAATTATgaacatacaaaacacacaaaagattttttttttttttttcttgagtgGTAAATATAGGCACCTAACCgctataaaccctttaaaaggTAAAATCCTTCAAGATTTAATCAGCATCTGGACAGACAAAGAACAATATAAATGAACTAAGAAGATAAACTCTGTTCATAATTAACAGGATGAGATCACTCCTATCATCGTTACCCATGACAATAATTAACTCAGAGTGGCCTTTCCTCTCTGTGTAATCAAAACACACCGCACGGGGACATAAGCCTATGTAACAAAAACATTCAAGTGTCAAGTTATGTCTGCTCAAACCTGGTTGAAGATGCCAAGGGCAAATTTGagtctgtttaaatatttaaaaaaaaaacttgcatatAGTTTTTTGATGTAGCGACCTTCATTTGCAATTGTCATTTTCCATTCAAAGCAAATTCATTCGTTTCAGAATTACTGCTTTAGGTCTTCCTGTGTCATTGTGAAATGTAGTCCAATCCGATACAAGTTTTGCTGTACAGTAACTTAACCCCGTCACATATTCACGACTAGTACTCTGTACGGTATATGACTAGCCGCAAGGTCTTTGTTGGACATCTGAAGCGACTTCAAACAATCATCTGTATGATTCACTGGTGAGGTCACTGCGAAGGGGCTCTGGAGAGGGAGCGCGGGCGAGCACAAACTGAATCAGTTTCGTCCCGTTCTGGCCCGTCCTGGCCTGTCCTGGCCTGTCCTGGCCTGTCCTGGCCTGTGGAAACTCGACCCCCCTCACTTGACAGCACCATTGTGTTCCAGGGCCCCATCCACATAGCTATCCTCAGCCCTCAGGTGCCCCAGGTTAAGGTCAGGCCCATTCACTCAACACTAAACCAAGGCACAGAGCAGCGTGACTGGGACAGCTCGCATCACACTCCCGAGGGGAACCGAATCGGCCGAGATGTTTGCTCCTCACTCCTGCCTCAGGACCGGGTAGAAACCATGACTCACTAAATTCCTCTTAgttttttctgcttttgaaTCCTTCCCACAATGGAGATTTTGACGGCATGAGTGAGATTAGGAGCCTACGGCCACAGCTTTCTCACCATTGTGCTGTTGGCTCAGGAACGCAAAGCCCTGCCAAAGCCCGGCTCCATCCACTGAACACCAGGAAGTGATAGGGCTCGATGAAGACTTCAGAGTCAAAGACCCCTTCCTGTTTGTGCATTATCTCCACTCATCACACCAAGCGGGCCTATGGGCTTATGCAGCATTCAGCAAACAGCGTTCAGCCAGGCGGTGAAAACATCGTCCTGTGAGACGGGCGTTCTGACTGCTGGGTGGGCGAGCGGTAAGCATCCCTCCCTCCTACACACTGCGTGCGTTAAGGCTCTCTACCTCCCGGGGCGTGAGGTGCAGGTGCGGGAGCCGGAGGTACGTCTGCTCCTCTGCTCCCCTGACTGCGAGCCCTGGCAGACGGCTCGGGCTCCTGCTCTGTGAGGTGGGCTGTGGTCTGCTGCTCTTTCAGTCCGGCTGCTTTCATCCGCCCAAACTTTCCCTGCCTCCTCTCATTCCTTCCCCCTCGCAGACATCAAAGGCCCACAGGTTGCGGTCGTTCCCCAAATCATTATAATCTTGGGGGGggaagagggtggggggggggggggggggttgttgttctTAACGGCAACCATATGAAGCGTGCGGTCATCTCAGGGCCA is a window from the Conger conger chromosome 8, fConCon1.1, whole genome shotgun sequence genome containing:
- the rassf3 gene encoding ras association domain-containing protein 3 isoform X3; this encodes MTWTSTMSSGYSSLEEDSEEFFFTARTSFFKKPSGKPTNCKDVEKERELRTHLSREEISHKVELYNSAVRDHLKMTLNPSGLYTGFIKVQLELLRPITVRGGGGGGPTRMHPINNNGGEEAFYMPRGTVNTLHISSSNTVRQVIEALLQKFTVADNPAKFALFKRYRREEQVYVCKLAEEEHPLFLRLVAGPNTDSLSFVLREQQTGEVMWDAFSIPELHNFLRILNKEEDDQVQVMTMRYANYREKLQEALRATGNHG